The following are from one region of the Nitrospiria bacterium genome:
- a CDS encoding MoaD/ThiS family protein produces the protein MIRVMLPHHLRNLAGIDGEVTLEVEGPVTQSSVLDALETRYPMLRGTIRDHVTQRHRPFLRFFACGQDLTHEPPDTPLPEAVMKGIEPFLIVGAIAGG, from the coding sequence ATGATTAGGGTTATGCTTCCCCATCATCTGCGAAATCTGGCAGGCATCGATGGCGAAGTGACTCTGGAGGTCGAGGGTCCGGTCACCCAGAGTTCTGTGCTCGACGCCCTTGAGACCCGTTATCCGATGCTTCGGGGGACTATCCGTGATCACGTGACCCAAAGGCACCGACCCTTTTTGAGGTTCTTTGCCTGTGGACAGGATCTAACCCACGAACCGCCGGATACCCCGCTGCCCGAGGCTGTCATGAAGGGGATTGAACCTTTTCTGATTGTAGGTGCCATAGCGGGGGGGTAA
- a CDS encoding GNAT family N-acetyltransferase, which produces MKYSISPEKSKLDIDKIHDFLCNRSYWAKGRSLENVKESIENSMCFGIYDRSEKILGFARVVTDQVAFAYLMDFFILEGHRGKGLGKMLLKQIVEHPELQVKLWLLGTVDAHGFYKKFGFSELKDPGRFLEIKNETLC; this is translated from the coding sequence ATGAAATATTCCATTTCACCAGAAAAATCGAAACTCGACATTGATAAAATTCATGACTTTCTTTGTAACCGGTCCTATTGGGCAAAAGGGCGAAGCTTGGAGAACGTAAAGGAAAGCATCGAAAACTCCATGTGTTTTGGAATTTATGACCGTAGTGAGAAAATACTTGGTTTTGCCCGGGTTGTCACAGACCAGGTCGCGTTTGCGTACTTAATGGATTTCTTTATCTTGGAAGGGCATCGGGGAAAAGGGCTTGGAAAAATGCTATTGAAGCAGATCGTTGAACATCCGGAATTGCAGGTAAAACTTTGGTTGTTGGGTACGGTGGATGCCCACGGGTTTTATAAAAAATTCGGATTTTCAGAATTAAAAGATCCCGGGCGATTTTTAGAGATTAAAAATGAAACTCTCTGTTAA
- a CDS encoding alginate export family protein, with protein sequence MDKAHADILLDALAGGKVSADIRYRYEWVDQANLSKKANGSTIRTRLGYETGSFQGFLAYLEFEDITVVGDERYNNTHNGKTQFPVVADPKDTEVNQAFLKYSGLQETIFHLGRRRLILDNARFVGNVGWRQNEQTFDLLSLENTTLPNISAIYAYIFNVNRIFGDHHPTSADISMDTHLINISFSQFKPVTLTAYGYLLDLNDTSAASTKTFGLRLNGSTPISEETKILYAGEFADQSDFANGASTNDATYWMAELGGTFRILTVKISYEELGGDGVYGFSTPLATLHAFQGWTDKFLATPANGIRDLFFTVSTHLMGVKLAAVYHDFSSDKGSFDYGTELGFLATKTFNNRYTLLAKYALYDADGNSQNTGGTAINTDKLWLAAQVKF encoded by the coding sequence TTGGATAAGGCACATGCGGATATTCTTTTGGATGCCCTCGCGGGGGGGAAAGTCTCTGCGGACATTCGCTACCGGTATGAATGGGTGGACCAGGCCAACCTTTCAAAAAAGGCAAATGGCTCTACCATTCGAACCCGGTTGGGATATGAAACAGGGTCCTTTCAGGGTTTTCTTGCCTATTTGGAGTTCGAGGATATCACGGTGGTCGGCGATGAACGATACAACAACACCCACAACGGTAAAACCCAATTTCCCGTGGTGGCGGATCCGAAAGATACCGAGGTAAACCAAGCCTTTTTGAAATACAGCGGACTTCAGGAAACCATCTTTCACCTTGGACGGCGCCGGCTTATTTTGGACAACGCCCGGTTTGTGGGAAATGTCGGGTGGAGGCAGAATGAGCAGACTTTCGATTTGCTTTCTTTGGAAAACACCACCCTTCCAAATATTTCCGCCATTTATGCCTATATTTTTAATGTTAACAGAATTTTCGGGGATCATCATCCGACCAGTGCGGACATATCCATGGACACACACCTCATCAATATCTCCTTCAGCCAATTCAAACCGGTGACCTTGACCGCATATGGTTATCTTTTGGATTTAAACGATACTTCCGCAGCTTCCACTAAAACCTTCGGTTTGCGTTTAAATGGGAGTACTCCCATTTCGGAAGAAACAAAGATTTTATATGCCGGGGAGTTTGCAGATCAAAGCGACTTTGCCAACGGAGCAAGCACCAATGATGCAACCTATTGGATGGCGGAATTGGGGGGAACGTTCAGGATTTTGACGGTAAAGATCAGCTATGAAGAATTGGGAGGAGATGGCGTTTATGGTTTCTCAACACCCTTGGCGACACTGCACGCTTTTCAAGGGTGGACAGACAAATTCCTTGCAACGCCCGCCAACGGTATCAGAGACCTTTTCTTTACGGTAAGCACCCACCTGATGGGTGTAAAACTGGCAGCCGTCTACCATGATTTTTCGTCGGATAAAGGCAGTTTTGATTATGGGACAGAGCTTGGCTTTTTGGCCACCAAAACCTTCAACAACCGCTATACCTTATTGGCCAAATATGCCCTGTATGATGCCGATGGCAACTCCCAAAATACCGGAGGAACGGCAATCAATACGGACAAGCTCTGGTTGGCTGCCCAGGTTAAATTTTAA